A single genomic interval of Pseudokineococcus lusitanus harbors:
- the dxs gene encoding 1-deoxy-D-xylulose-5-phosphate synthase produces the protein MLQRAGVLPRVRGPQDLRDLSPAELRQLADEVRAHLVESVSRTGGHLGPNLGVVELTIAVHRVFDSPSDTVVFDTGHQSYVHKLLTGRQDLSTLRTRGGVAGYPCRAESEHDVVENSHASTSLSWADGIARGRALRGEDGRSVVAVVGDGALTGGMAWEALNNIAASSDRPLVVVVNDNERSYAPTIGGMAHHLSTLRATRGYERFLDWGKQALHRGGTPGRLAYDALHGVKKGLKDIVAPQGLFEDLGLKYLGPVDGHDLEALERALRAAKDYGAPVIVHALTHKGHGYAPALADVADQFHAVGIIDPVTGAPVPAAGGAPARASWTSVFADEVLRVARERDDVVGVTAAMLIPVGLHKMAAEMPDRVVDVGIAEQHAATSAAGLAFAGLHPVVALYATFLNRAFDQVLMDVALHRAGVTFVLDRAGVTGPDGPSHHGMWDLALLQHVPGLRLAAPRDGTRLREELREAVGVDDAPTVVRYPKGSAPADVEAVARLDPGTWGAPDVLASTGDGSRADVLVVAVGALARLCLDVAERLQAHGITATVVDPRWVLPVHPALLRTAAAHRFVLVVEDGLRHGGVGSRLRDELADAGTDVPVHVAGLPTAFLDHGERAEVLDEVGLTAQDVARDVLGRVSALATGGTGDADDTDATGPRAAARAPHRED, from the coding sequence GTGCTCCAGCGCGCCGGGGTGCTGCCCCGCGTCCGCGGGCCGCAGGACCTGCGTGACCTCTCGCCGGCCGAGCTCCGGCAGCTCGCCGACGAGGTCCGCGCCCACCTCGTCGAGTCGGTCTCGCGCACCGGTGGCCACCTCGGCCCGAACCTCGGCGTCGTCGAGCTGACGATCGCCGTCCACCGGGTCTTCGACAGCCCGTCCGACACCGTGGTCTTCGACACGGGCCACCAGTCCTACGTGCACAAGCTCCTCACCGGGCGCCAGGACCTCTCCACCCTGCGCACGCGCGGCGGCGTCGCGGGCTACCCGTGCCGGGCGGAGTCCGAGCACGACGTCGTCGAGAACTCCCACGCCAGCACGTCCCTGTCCTGGGCCGACGGCATCGCCCGCGGCCGGGCCCTGCGCGGGGAGGACGGCCGCTCGGTCGTCGCGGTCGTCGGCGACGGCGCCCTCACCGGCGGCATGGCCTGGGAGGCGCTCAACAACATCGCGGCCTCGTCCGACCGGCCGCTCGTCGTCGTCGTCAACGACAACGAGCGCAGCTACGCGCCGACGATCGGCGGCATGGCGCACCACCTCTCGACGCTGCGGGCCACGCGCGGCTACGAGCGCTTCCTCGACTGGGGCAAGCAGGCGCTGCACCGCGGCGGCACGCCGGGCCGCCTGGCCTACGACGCGCTCCACGGCGTGAAGAAGGGCCTCAAGGACATCGTCGCGCCGCAGGGGCTCTTCGAGGACCTGGGCCTCAAGTACCTCGGCCCGGTGGACGGCCACGACCTCGAGGCGCTCGAGCGGGCGCTGCGCGCCGCCAAGGACTACGGCGCCCCCGTCATCGTCCACGCCCTCACGCACAAGGGGCACGGCTACGCCCCGGCGCTGGCCGACGTGGCCGACCAGTTCCACGCCGTCGGGATCATCGACCCGGTGACGGGCGCCCCCGTGCCCGCGGCCGGCGGGGCCCCGGCGCGCGCGTCGTGGACCTCGGTCTTCGCCGACGAGGTCCTCCGGGTGGCCCGCGAGCGCGACGACGTCGTCGGCGTCACCGCGGCCATGCTCATCCCCGTCGGGCTGCACAAGATGGCCGCGGAGATGCCCGACCGGGTCGTCGACGTCGGCATCGCCGAGCAGCACGCCGCCACCTCGGCCGCGGGGCTCGCCTTCGCCGGCCTGCACCCCGTCGTCGCCCTCTACGCGACCTTCCTCAACCGCGCCTTCGACCAGGTGCTCATGGACGTCGCCCTCCACCGGGCGGGCGTCACCTTCGTCCTCGACCGCGCGGGCGTCACCGGCCCCGACGGCCCCAGCCACCACGGCATGTGGGACCTCGCGCTCCTCCAGCACGTCCCCGGCCTGCGGCTCGCCGCCCCGCGCGACGGCACCCGCCTGCGCGAGGAGCTGCGCGAGGCCGTCGGCGTCGACGACGCGCCCACCGTCGTCCGCTACCCCAAGGGCTCGGCGCCCGCCGACGTCGAGGCGGTCGCGCGGCTCGACCCGGGCACCTGGGGCGCCCCCGACGTCCTCGCGAGCACGGGCGACGGCTCCCGTGCCGACGTGCTCGTCGTCGCCGTCGGGGCGCTGGCCCGGCTGTGCCTCGACGTCGCCGAGCGGCTTCAGGCGCACGGCATCACCGCGACCGTCGTCGACCCGCGGTGGGTCCTGCCGGTGCACCCGGCGCTGCTGCGGACCGCCGCGGCCCACCGCTTCGTGCTCGTCGTCGAGGACGGCCTGCGCCACGGCGGGGTCGGCAGCCGGCTGCGGGACGAGCTGGCCGACGCCGGCACGGACGTGCCCGTCCACGTCGCCGGGCTGCCCACCGCCTTCCTCGACCACGGCGAGCGCGCCGAGGTCCTCGACGAGGTCGGCCTCACGGCGCAGGACGTCGCCCGCGACGTCCTCGGGCGCGTGTCGGCGCTCGCCACCGGCGGCACGGGCGACGCCGACGACACGGACGCGACGGGGCCGCGCGCCGCGGCGCGCGCGCCGCACCGGGAGGACTAG
- a CDS encoding HRDC domain-containing protein produces MTEGTDSRSTTGGGTAQERGAAADPSSEPTPEAPPLPVLTEPAEGVPDVVADPAALAAAAARLAAGTGPVAVDAERASGYRYGQRAFLVQLRREGTGTLLVDPEALRDLSPLQDAMGDAEWVLHAASQDLACLAEVGLRPGGDLVDTELGARLAGFPKVGLAAVLQRLLGVDLAKEHSAVDWSTRPLPEPWLRYAALDVELLLPLRDALLAVLAEQGKTGWAREEFAAVRDAPPPAPRVDPWRRVSGLHAVRSRRQLAVVRELWAERERLAAARDVAPGRVLPDRAVVAAAAAMPTSPAALAALPVFSGPANRRRAATWLEAVRRGQAVPEAELPRTTAPAGGPPPPRAWKDRDPAAAARLAAAREVVAAASEEHDVPLENLLQPDLLRRTCWEPPTPATPAAVADALAAGGARPWQVDLLAGPLADAFAASAQPAG; encoded by the coding sequence ATGACCGAGGGCACCGACTCCCGCTCGACCACCGGCGGCGGCACCGCGCAGGAGCGCGGCGCCGCCGCCGACCCGTCCTCCGAGCCGACGCCCGAGGCCCCGCCCCTGCCCGTCCTCACCGAGCCGGCCGAGGGCGTCCCGGACGTCGTCGCCGACCCGGCCGCCCTCGCCGCCGCCGCCGCCCGGCTGGCCGCCGGCACGGGCCCCGTCGCCGTCGACGCCGAGCGCGCGTCCGGCTACCGCTACGGCCAGCGCGCCTTCCTCGTGCAGCTGCGCCGGGAGGGCACCGGCACCCTCCTCGTCGACCCCGAGGCGCTGCGCGACCTCTCCCCGCTGCAGGACGCCATGGGCGACGCCGAGTGGGTCCTCCACGCCGCCTCCCAGGACCTCGCGTGCCTCGCCGAGGTGGGCCTCCGTCCCGGCGGCGACCTCGTCGACACCGAGCTCGGCGCCCGCCTCGCGGGCTTCCCCAAGGTCGGCCTCGCCGCCGTGCTGCAGCGCCTGCTCGGCGTGGACCTGGCCAAGGAGCACTCCGCCGTCGACTGGTCGACGCGCCCCCTGCCCGAGCCGTGGCTGCGCTACGCCGCCCTCGACGTCGAGCTGCTCCTGCCCCTGCGCGACGCGCTGCTCGCCGTCCTGGCGGAGCAGGGCAAGACCGGGTGGGCCCGCGAGGAGTTCGCCGCCGTCCGGGACGCGCCGCCGCCCGCGCCGCGCGTGGACCCGTGGCGCCGCGTGTCGGGGCTGCACGCCGTCCGCTCGCGGCGGCAGCTGGCCGTCGTGCGCGAGCTGTGGGCCGAGCGGGAGCGCCTGGCCGCCGCGCGCGACGTCGCCCCGGGGCGCGTGCTGCCCGACCGCGCCGTCGTCGCCGCCGCGGCCGCCATGCCGACGAGCCCGGCGGCCCTCGCGGCGCTGCCCGTCTTCTCGGGGCCGGCGAACCGTCGGCGCGCGGCCACCTGGCTCGAGGCCGTGCGCCGCGGGCAGGCCGTGCCCGAGGCCGAGCTGCCCCGCACCACCGCCCCGGCCGGCGGCCCGCCGCCGCCGCGCGCGTGGAAGGACCGCGACCCGGCGGCGGCCGCCCGGCTGGCGGCCGCGCGCGAGGTCGTCGCCGCCGCCTCCGAGGAGCACGACGTCCCCCTGGAGAACCTCCTCCAGCCGGACCTGCTGCGCCGCACGTGCTGGGAGCCGCCCACGCCGGCGACGCCCGCGGCCGTGGCCGACGCGCTGGCCGCGGGCGGCGCCCGCCCGTGGCAGGTCGACCTCCTGGCCGGCCCCCTGGCGGACGCCTTCGCGGCGTCGGCTCAGCCGGCGGGCTGA
- a CDS encoding sugar ABC transporter substrate-binding protein: MSRTPGRRAALALTGGSLVALLGLSACGGSGFDDGAATGGGSGDATGDGELSILIGSSGPAETEAVEAAVAAWSEESGTAATVTVAQDLPQQLAQGFAAGSPPDLFYVSADLFQTYAQQGSLLAYGDDLEAADDFYPALVQSFTYDDQLYCAPKDFSTLALEVDDGAWAEAGLTDADVPTTWDELAAVAQQLQTPDRAGLTFAPEYARAGAFMAAAGGGLTNADQTEATADSPENVEALTYLQGLLEDGSLRYPADIGAGWGGEALATGAAAMTVEGNWISGIRTDYPDLDYSVFPLPAGPAGPATLTFTTCWGVSATTGDADAAVDLVDHLVSAEQQLAFAEAFGPMPSVQSAADAWREAYPDQAAFLDGADVAQPVLNLPGSSDVVADLNAQLEGLASGDPAGILASVQGNLEPVVEAAGS, from the coding sequence ATGTCCCGCACCCCCGGCCGCCGCGCGGCCCTGGCCCTCACCGGCGGCTCGCTCGTCGCCCTGCTCGGGCTGTCCGCCTGCGGCGGCAGCGGCTTCGACGACGGGGCCGCCACCGGCGGCGGCTCCGGCGACGCGACCGGCGACGGCGAGCTGAGCATCCTCATCGGCTCCAGCGGCCCGGCCGAGACCGAGGCCGTCGAGGCCGCCGTCGCGGCGTGGAGCGAGGAGTCCGGCACGGCGGCGACGGTCACCGTCGCCCAGGACCTCCCCCAGCAGCTGGCCCAGGGCTTCGCCGCCGGCTCGCCGCCCGACCTCTTCTACGTCAGCGCCGACCTCTTCCAGACCTACGCCCAGCAGGGCTCCCTGCTCGCGTACGGCGACGACCTCGAGGCGGCCGACGACTTCTACCCCGCGCTCGTGCAGTCGTTCACGTACGACGACCAGCTCTACTGCGCGCCGAAGGACTTCAGCACGCTGGCGCTGGAGGTGGACGACGGGGCGTGGGCCGAGGCGGGCCTCACCGACGCCGACGTCCCGACGACGTGGGACGAGCTCGCCGCCGTCGCGCAGCAGCTGCAGACGCCGGACCGCGCGGGCCTCACCTTCGCGCCCGAGTACGCCCGCGCGGGGGCCTTCATGGCCGCGGCCGGGGGCGGGCTGACGAACGCCGACCAGACCGAGGCCACGGCCGACTCGCCGGAGAACGTCGAGGCGCTCACCTACCTGCAGGGCCTCCTCGAGGACGGCTCGCTGCGCTACCCCGCCGACATCGGCGCGGGCTGGGGCGGCGAGGCGCTGGCCACCGGCGCCGCCGCCATGACCGTCGAGGGCAACTGGATCAGCGGCATCCGGACGGACTACCCCGACCTCGACTACAGCGTCTTCCCGCTGCCCGCGGGCCCCGCCGGCCCCGCGACGCTGACCTTCACGACCTGCTGGGGCGTCTCGGCGACGACGGGCGACGCCGACGCGGCCGTCGACCTCGTCGACCACCTCGTCTCCGCCGAGCAGCAGCTCGCCTTCGCCGAGGCCTTCGGGCCGATGCCGTCCGTGCAGTCCGCCGCGGACGCGTGGCGCGAGGCGTACCCCGACCAGGCCGCCTTCCTCGACGGCGCCGACGTCGCGCAGCCGGTGCTCAACCTCCCGGGCTCGAGCGACGTCGTCGCCGACCTCAACGCCCAGCTCGAGGGCCTGGCCTCCGGCGACCCCGCCGGCATCCTCGCCTCGGTCCAGGGCAACCTCGAGCCGGTCGTCGAGGCCGCGGGCTCCTGA
- a CDS encoding carbohydrate ABC transporter permease produces MAAAAAPAGGSTTRARPAPAPRRRGGRPGARAEGVAGWLFVAPVLVLLGLFLVVPIVMALWVSVSDWDGIGSPFSGDVGFVGAANYRELVAGGGLATQDFGTALRNNLWYVLLVVPLQTAVSLGLALLVGRAALRGRGFFRTAFYFPSVTSSVAITIVFLFLFSSSGVVNRLLALLRVEGPNWFADPRGVLHVVLGAVGVDAGPAVLTGNGAVGISWWDWLAGPSVAMSALVLLAVFTTSGTFMLLFLAGLQQVSGEVLEAASVDGANAWQRFRHVTLPMLRPTLFTVLTLGLIGTWQVFDQIYTGTQGGPAKTTVTPAYLSYTTSFVSQEWGRGAAIAFVLFAIIVTLTVVQRVLLTERDVPLRRRWRARGGGGVGTTGSGVPAAPGGPGAPAAVTAATTPGATSTGGTR; encoded by the coding sequence ATGGCCGCCGCGGCAGCCCCGGCCGGGGGCAGCACCACGCGGGCACGGCCCGCCCCGGCGCCCCGGCGCCGGGGCGGGCGGCCGGGCGCCCGGGCCGAGGGCGTGGCCGGGTGGCTCTTCGTCGCGCCCGTCCTCGTCCTGCTCGGCCTGTTCCTCGTCGTGCCCATCGTCATGGCGCTGTGGGTGAGCGTCTCGGACTGGGACGGCATCGGCAGCCCGTTCTCGGGCGACGTCGGCTTCGTCGGCGCCGCCAACTACCGCGAGCTCGTCGCCGGCGGCGGGCTTGCGACGCAGGACTTCGGCACGGCGCTGCGCAACAACCTCTGGTACGTGCTGCTCGTCGTCCCGCTGCAGACGGCCGTCTCGCTCGGTCTGGCGCTGCTCGTCGGGCGCGCCGCCCTGCGCGGGCGCGGCTTCTTCCGCACGGCGTTCTACTTCCCGTCGGTGACGAGCTCGGTGGCCATCACCATCGTCTTCCTCTTCCTCTTCTCCTCGAGCGGCGTCGTCAACCGGCTCCTGGCGCTGCTCCGCGTCGAGGGGCCGAACTGGTTCGCCGACCCGCGCGGCGTCCTCCACGTGGTCCTCGGCGCCGTCGGGGTGGACGCCGGCCCCGCGGTCCTCACCGGGAACGGCGCCGTCGGCATCAGCTGGTGGGACTGGCTGGCCGGCCCCTCGGTCGCCATGTCGGCGCTCGTCCTCCTCGCCGTCTTCACGACCTCGGGCACCTTCATGCTGCTGTTCCTCGCGGGCCTGCAGCAGGTCTCCGGCGAGGTGCTCGAGGCCGCGTCCGTGGACGGCGCGAACGCCTGGCAGCGCTTCCGCCACGTCACGCTGCCGATGCTCCGGCCGACGCTCTTCACCGTCCTCACGCTCGGCCTCATCGGCACGTGGCAGGTCTTCGACCAGATCTACACGGGCACCCAGGGCGGCCCCGCCAAGACGACGGTCACGCCGGCGTACCTCTCGTACACGACGTCGTTCGTGTCCCAGGAGTGGGGCCGCGGCGCAGCCATCGCCTTCGTCCTCTTCGCCATCATCGTCACGCTCACCGTCGTCCAGCGGGTGCTGCTCACGGAGCGCGACGTGCCGCTGCGCCGCCGGTGGCGCGCCCGCGGGGGCGGCGGCGTGGGCACCACCGGCAGCGGCGTCCCCGCGGCGCCGGGCGGCCCCGGGGCGCCCGCGGCCGTCACCGCGGCGACGACCCCCGGCGCGACCAGCACGGGGGGCACCCGGTGA
- a CDS encoding amino acid permease, which produces MSVLRSKSVEQSIRDTEEPEHRLKKNLGALDLVVFGVGVSVGAGIFVLTGQAAGGNAGPAVAVSFVIAAIACGLAALCYAELASTVPVAGSAYTFSFATMGELVAWIIGWDLVLEFVVGASAVATSFSAYLGVVLEQLFGVTVPPAIASAEDGVLNLPAALLVLGLTVVLVTGIKLSSRVNQVITAIKVLVVLAVIGVGLAFVDTANWSPFVPPAQPSAPEDAGFLTSPLVETIFGLTPTAFGVGGVVAAAALVFFAFIGFDVVATTAEETKNPQKALPLGIFGSLAIVTVLYVAVSLVVTGVQPYSEIDPADGAPLATAFTAVGVGWMGALVAVGACVGLVSVVMILFIGQTRVAFAMARDGLLPRGLARTHPTHGTPYRITMITGGVIAVVAALVPLEELALLVNIGTLFAFVLVSIGVVVLRRTRPDLRRSFRVPALPVVATLSVLACVYLMLNLTGETWLRFLLWMLLGVVVYFAYSRRRSVLQPGSPAQRASAARRGADGGQPAG; this is translated from the coding sequence GTGAGCGTCCTCCGGAGCAAGAGCGTCGAGCAGTCCATCAGGGACACCGAGGAGCCGGAGCACCGGCTCAAGAAGAACCTCGGGGCCCTCGACCTCGTCGTCTTCGGCGTCGGCGTCTCGGTCGGCGCGGGCATCTTCGTCCTCACCGGCCAGGCGGCCGGCGGCAACGCGGGGCCGGCCGTCGCGGTGTCCTTCGTCATCGCCGCGATCGCCTGCGGCCTCGCGGCCCTCTGCTACGCCGAGCTCGCCTCGACGGTGCCGGTGGCGGGCAGCGCGTACACGTTCTCGTTCGCGACGATGGGCGAGCTCGTCGCCTGGATCATCGGCTGGGACCTCGTCCTGGAGTTCGTCGTCGGCGCCTCCGCGGTCGCGACGTCGTTCAGCGCCTACCTGGGCGTGGTCCTCGAGCAGCTCTTCGGCGTCACGGTGCCGCCGGCGATCGCCTCGGCGGAGGACGGCGTCCTCAACCTGCCCGCGGCGCTGCTCGTGCTCGGCCTCACGGTCGTCCTCGTCACCGGCATCAAGCTGTCGAGCCGCGTCAACCAGGTCATCACGGCGATCAAGGTCCTCGTCGTGCTCGCCGTCATCGGCGTCGGCCTCGCCTTCGTCGACACCGCCAACTGGAGCCCCTTCGTCCCGCCGGCGCAGCCGTCGGCCCCCGAGGACGCGGGCTTCCTCACCTCGCCGCTCGTCGAGACGATCTTCGGCCTGACGCCGACCGCCTTCGGGGTCGGCGGCGTCGTCGCCGCCGCGGCGCTCGTCTTCTTCGCCTTCATCGGCTTCGACGTCGTCGCGACGACGGCCGAGGAGACGAAGAACCCGCAGAAGGCGCTGCCGCTCGGCATCTTCGGCTCGCTCGCCATCGTCACCGTGCTCTACGTGGCCGTCTCGCTCGTCGTCACCGGCGTCCAGCCGTACTCGGAGATCGACCCGGCCGACGGCGCCCCGCTCGCCACCGCCTTCACCGCGGTGGGCGTGGGCTGGATGGGCGCGCTCGTCGCGGTCGGCGCCTGCGTCGGCCTCGTCTCGGTCGTCATGATCCTGTTCATCGGCCAGACCCGCGTCGCCTTCGCGATGGCGCGTGACGGCCTGCTCCCGCGCGGCCTGGCGCGGACGCACCCGACGCACGGGACGCCGTACCGCATCACCATGATCACCGGCGGCGTCATCGCCGTCGTCGCCGCGCTCGTGCCGCTCGAGGAGCTCGCGCTCCTCGTCAACATCGGCACGCTCTTCGCCTTTGTGCTCGTGTCGATCGGCGTCGTCGTCCTGCGGCGCACGCGGCCCGACCTCCGGCGCTCGTTCCGGGTGCCCGCTCTGCCGGTCGTGGCGACGCTCTCGGTCCTGGCGTGCGTCTACCTCATGCTCAACCTCACGGGCGAGACGTGGCTGCGCTTCCTGCTGTGGATGCTGCTCGGCGTCGTCGTCTACTTCGCCTACTCGCGCCGTCGGTCGGTGCTGCAGCCGGGCTCCCCGGCCCAGCGCGCCAGCGCCGCGCGCCGGGGCGCCGACGGGGGTCAGCCCGCCGGCTGA
- a CDS encoding LacI family DNA-binding transcriptional regulator, which produces MARPTLVSVARDAGVSRQTVSNALNAPDRVAPETLARVLDVVERTGYRPSRAAQQLRTQRAQSLGFRLQPRTDGIGGTVLDAFLHALTEAAQDVGHRVVLFTAADDAQETTRVEDLLGSRAVDGFVLTGTHRDDARTAWLAGRGVPHTSFGRPWPAVGAPAEPPAAAGAEGCWTDVDGAAGTETATRHVWALGHRRVAFVGWPAGSGSGDDRREGWARAVRDLTGRAPSPRDDARVEDGAAPGRAAVLALLDAPSPPTAVVCASDSLALGARAAAVERRAALDVVGFDDTPVAEAVGLTSVRQPLDAAAASVLEQLLALVDGEQPPVPRRLLAPSLAVRRPGG; this is translated from the coding sequence GTGGCACGACCGACGCTCGTCAGCGTCGCCCGCGACGCGGGCGTCTCCCGCCAGACCGTGAGCAACGCCCTCAACGCCCCCGACCGGGTGGCGCCGGAGACGCTCGCCCGCGTCCTCGACGTCGTCGAGCGCACCGGCTACCGCCCCTCCCGGGCCGCGCAGCAGCTGCGCACCCAGCGGGCGCAGTCGCTCGGCTTCCGCCTGCAGCCCCGCACGGACGGGATCGGCGGCACGGTCCTCGACGCCTTCCTCCACGCCCTCACCGAGGCCGCGCAGGACGTCGGCCACCGCGTGGTCCTCTTCACCGCCGCCGACGACGCGCAGGAGACCACGCGCGTCGAGGACCTCCTCGGCTCGCGCGCCGTCGACGGCTTCGTCCTCACCGGCACCCACCGCGACGACGCCCGCACCGCGTGGCTGGCCGGCCGCGGCGTCCCCCACACGTCCTTCGGCCGTCCGTGGCCGGCTGTCGGGGCCCCGGCGGAGCCGCCGGCCGCCGCCGGCGCCGAGGGCTGCTGGACCGACGTCGACGGCGCGGCCGGCACCGAGACCGCCACCCGGCACGTGTGGGCGCTCGGCCACCGGCGCGTCGCCTTCGTCGGCTGGCCCGCCGGCTCGGGCTCCGGCGACGACCGCCGCGAGGGCTGGGCGCGGGCGGTGCGCGACCTCACGGGCCGCGCCCCCTCGCCGCGCGACGACGCCCGGGTCGAGGACGGCGCCGCCCCCGGGCGCGCGGCGGTCCTCGCCCTCCTCGACGCCCCCTCGCCGCCCACGGCCGTCGTGTGCGCCAGCGACTCGCTCGCCCTCGGCGCCCGGGCCGCCGCCGTCGAGCGGCGGGCCGCCCTCGACGTCGTCGGCTTCGACGACACCCCGGTCGCCGAGGCCGTCGGGCTGACGAGCGTGCGCCAGCCGCTCGACGCCGCGGCCGCGTCCGTCCTCGAGCAGCTGCTCGCCCTCGTCGACGGCGAGCAGCCCCCCGTCCCGCGGCGCCTGCTGGCGCCGTCCCTCGCCGTCCGCCGCCCCGGCGGCTGA
- a CDS encoding glycogen debranching N-terminal domain-containing protein, with protein MTDAPAPAADGEGAPPRPPRQPWLHDLVAAVAAPVQLWCGPDGQVRGDGATGGWLGDVRVLSRARLVVGGEEPVPVLVSPVAGGVLAVGVARGLGDPVPDPTVRVERHLAVTTDGFSERVVLRSSARTDVVADVVVEVAGDLARMDAVKQGLPAPAALPAHAGGTGGTSATGATAWGAGGVRASLVAEGAHVGAGGERGGAVLRWRVALPPGGTAEVAWRLTATEEGAVVVAPPAPSAAESWTVDVVADDRRLPSATTAALRDLAGLRLATAAAPDLPFLAAGAPWFLTLFGRDSLWAARMLLPLGTDLAASTLELLARLQGRRDDPLTAEQPGKVLHEVRRDGFAGDGGHGAFALPPLYYGTVDATALWVCLLHDAWRWGMDPARVTTLLPALRAALGWMADSGDSDGDGLLEYVDTTGRGLANQGWKDSGDSVQWADGSLATAPIALCEVQGYAHEAALGGAALLDALGGPGEGDRWRAWAARLADRFRASFWVEDAAGRFPAIALDAAKRPVDTMTSNAGHLLGTGLLTRDEEADVARRLAGPDMDCGRGLRTLSSRSGGFSPLSYHGGSVWAHDTAVVVAGLARTGHHATATSLAGGLLRATAEFADRLPELHGGDTAAEVPAPVPYPAACRPQAWSAASAVVVLGAAAGLRPDVPAGTVALDPLRDADGRAALGAVRVDGLRVRGERVRVDVPAAGPARVDGLPAGLVLRADAGGTAER; from the coding sequence ATGACCGACGCCCCCGCCCCCGCCGCCGACGGCGAGGGGGCGCCGCCCCGGCCCCCGCGGCAGCCCTGGCTGCACGACCTCGTCGCGGCCGTGGCCGCGCCGGTGCAGCTCTGGTGCGGCCCGGACGGCCAGGTGCGCGGGGACGGCGCCACGGGCGGCTGGCTCGGGGACGTCCGCGTCCTGTCCCGCGCCCGCCTCGTCGTCGGCGGCGAGGAGCCGGTGCCCGTGCTCGTCAGCCCCGTCGCCGGCGGCGTCCTCGCCGTCGGCGTCGCCCGCGGCCTGGGCGACCCCGTGCCGGACCCGACCGTGCGGGTCGAGCGGCACCTCGCCGTGACGACCGACGGGTTCTCCGAGCGCGTCGTCCTGCGCTCCTCGGCCCGCACGGACGTCGTGGCGGACGTCGTCGTCGAGGTGGCGGGCGACCTCGCGCGGATGGACGCGGTCAAGCAGGGCCTGCCGGCGCCCGCGGCCCTGCCGGCCCACGCCGGCGGCACGGGCGGGACCAGCGCGACCGGCGCGACCGCGTGGGGCGCCGGCGGGGTCCGGGCCTCCCTCGTGGCCGAGGGGGCGCACGTCGGGGCGGGCGGCGAGCGGGGCGGGGCCGTCCTGCGCTGGCGTGTCGCGCTGCCCCCGGGCGGCACGGCCGAGGTCGCGTGGCGGCTGACGGCCACGGAGGAGGGGGCGGTCGTCGTGGCGCCGCCGGCGCCGTCGGCCGCGGAGTCCTGGACGGTCGACGTCGTCGCCGACGACCGGCGCCTGCCCTCGGCGACGACCGCCGCCCTCCGGGACCTCGCGGGGCTGCGCCTGGCGACCGCCGCGGCGCCGGACCTGCCGTTCCTCGCGGCCGGCGCGCCCTGGTTCCTCACGCTCTTCGGGCGGGACTCGCTGTGGGCGGCGCGCATGCTCCTGCCGCTGGGCACCGACCTCGCGGCGTCGACGCTCGAGCTCCTCGCCCGGCTGCAGGGCCGCCGGGACGACCCGCTGACGGCGGAGCAGCCCGGCAAGGTGCTCCACGAGGTGCGGCGCGACGGCTTCGCCGGGGACGGCGGCCACGGCGCCTTCGCGCTGCCGCCGCTGTACTACGGGACGGTCGACGCGACGGCGCTGTGGGTCTGCCTGCTCCACGACGCCTGGCGGTGGGGCATGGACCCGGCGCGCGTCACCACCCTGCTGCCCGCGCTGCGGGCGGCGCTCGGGTGGATGGCCGACTCCGGCGACAGCGACGGCGACGGGCTCCTCGAGTACGTCGACACGACGGGCCGGGGCCTCGCCAACCAGGGGTGGAAGGACTCCGGCGACTCGGTCCAGTGGGCCGACGGCTCGCTGGCGACCGCCCCCATCGCCCTGTGCGAGGTGCAGGGCTACGCCCACGAGGCGGCGCTCGGCGGTGCCGCGCTGCTCGACGCCCTCGGCGGGCCGGGGGAGGGGGACCGCTGGCGCGCCTGGGCGGCGCGGCTGGCCGACCGCTTCCGCGCCTCCTTCTGGGTCGAGGACGCCGCGGGCCGCTTCCCCGCCATCGCGCTCGACGCCGCGAAGCGCCCCGTCGACACGATGACGAGCAACGCCGGGCACCTGCTCGGCACGGGCCTGCTGACGCGCGACGAGGAGGCCGACGTCGCCCGCCGCCTCGCCGGGCCCGACATGGACTGCGGGCGCGGCCTGCGCACGCTGTCCTCGCGCAGCGGCGGCTTCTCGCCGCTGAGCTACCACGGCGGCAGCGTGTGGGCCCACGACACGGCCGTGGTCGTCGCGGGCCTCGCGCGGACCGGCCACCACGCCACGGCGACGTCGCTGGCCGGCGGCCTCCTGCGCGCCACGGCCGAGTTCGCCGACCGGCTGCCGGAGCTGCACGGCGGGGACACGGCGGCCGAGGTGCCGGCGCCCGTGCCCTACCCGGCGGCCTGCCGCCCGCAGGCGTGGTCGGCCGCGTCGGCCGTCGTCGTGCTCGGCGCCGCGGCGGGGCTGCGGCCGGACGTCCCGGCGGGCACGGTGGCGCTCGACCCGCTGCGCGACGCCGACGGCCGCGCCGCGCTGGGCGCGGTGCGGGTGGACGGGCTCCGGGTCCGGGGCGAGCGCGTCCGCGTGGACGTGCCGGCCGCCGGGCCGGCGCGCGTCGACGGGCTGCCCGCGGGTCTCGTCCTGCGGGCCGACGCCGGCGGGACGGCCGAGCGCTGA